ATCGCCGTTTCGCGCACCACGCCGCCGCGCAGGTCGCGCAGGCCATTGATGACCTGCCATTCGCGCTCGGTTTTGGCCGCCAGACTGGAATGTCCGCCCTCGCCGGGCAGGGCCGTCCAGCCGCCGGCGCCATCGGAGAGCAGGGCGGCATTGCCCAGGCCGTAATTGGGGCCAAGCACCAGCATGACAGTCTCTTCGCCCGGTTGGCCTTCCTGGACGCTGATTCGTTCGCCGCGGCGCAGTTTGGGCATGGCCAGGGCGCGGGCGACAAAGCAATTGACCAGGTTGACGCGCTGGATATCGAGCGCCGTCCGCAAGTCTTCACGCGTGATCTCCATGCCGTCTTCCAGGCGCGTCAGCCGGCCGTTCTCTTCGGAACGGCGGGCGGAAACGGCGGCGCCTTTCAGTTTCGGATGGCCATGAGCGTCCAGGAAATGCGCCAGCGCCACATCGAAATCGGCCCGGCTGGTGCAGATGAAGGTGGCGGCTTCGCCGGGGCGCCGCCCGATCTCCGCCAGCGCAAAGCTAACGCGCGCACCCTTGGAAAAGTCACAAACCAGCACCTGTTCAGTCACTGGACACTCCCCGAATTACTCTGTTGCGGCTTTTCCGCCGCTTATTATCGGAGCTTACGCGCCCACTGTTAAGGCAAGCTGAATCCTGCAAAGTGCAGATTTAAAGGTCGAGTAACAGGGCCTTCCCAGACCGGCATGAAGTGGGCTGGATTGCATTTGTCGATGGACGGGGAAAACCGGGAAGGGGCACGGTGGTGGAGCTAAGCGGATTCGAACCGCTGGCCTCCTCATTGCGAACGAGGCGCTCTACCAACTGAGCTATAGCCCCGTGCCGTTCGGTGGGTGTCTTATTAAGGCAAGTTTGCCGCCTGTCAAGCGGTCCTTAACTTGTAACCGATAGGGAATACCCTATATTCACAGACGTAGTCAGATCAGGGGTTCTATATGCCAGTCGGTATCGCCGGTTTTCTTTATTTTGTGGTCAATGGCCTGTTCGATATTATCATTCTGGCCCTGGTACTTACCGCAATCCTGAGCTGGCTGGTGGCTTTCAATATCATCAATACGCGCAATCGTGGCGTCTACATGATACTCGATGTGCTTGACCGCATCACCACGCCCGTCCTGGCACCTTTTCGCGCCATCATCCCGCCGATGGGTGGGCTCGACATCAGCTTTATCGTCGCCTTTCTCGTCATTCGGGGCATTCAGGGTTTTCTGCTGAAACCGGCTTTCATCACGCTGTACCAACTCATTGGTTAGCCCCAGCCATGCGGCTGTTTGTCCGCCTGACGCCTAAGTCGTCGGTCGAGCGTATCGATGGTTGGGATATGGACGATAAGGGCCGCCGGTTCCTGAAAGTTCGTGTGCGCGCCTCGCCGATCGAAGGGCGCGCCAATGAGGCCCTGATCATTTTCCTTGCCAAGTCCCTCAAACTGCCGAAATCGCGCCTGACACTGGTGGCCGGCGATACGTCGCGCCTCAAGCAGATCGAGATAGACGGATTGGACGAGACCGAACTGGACAGTTTTTAAGTTTTGAACCACGAACCACACGATTCAATGGGGTTCTGTCTGGCTGTGATTAAGAGGATCACGGACAAGCACGGAAGGAGACGGAACCACACGGAAATATGAGATATCTCTAATCTCTGCGCCCGAAGGGCTTTCAAATGCGCGCGCCGAAGCAATAATGACATGAAAGCGCTTTGCGCAGAAGACGTCACACAAAGAATTCCGTGTGGTTCCGTCTCCTTCCGTGTTTGTCCGTGATCCACTTTCCTTTACAAGAAAAAGGCCCCGATGCTTGCGCACCGAGGCCAGTTCACCTTTGCGAGGTGGCTCTGTTACGCGGCAACCGTGGCGGCAGCGCGAATCTGGTCATTGATGGCGGCCGAGACCTGGCTGCCCGAAGCGGTACCGCCGAGATCGCGCGTCAGCACGCCCTTTTCAACGATGGTATCAATAGCCGCATCCAGTGCGTCAGCTTCTGTCAGCAGGTTGAGCGAGAAGCGCAGCAGCATGGCGACCGACTTCAGCGTGCCGATCGGGTTGGCGAGGTCCTTGCCGGCGATATCCGGTGCGGAGCCATGGATCGGCTCATAGAGACCCTTGCCGGAGGTGCCCAGCGAAGCCGAGCCCAGCAGGCCGATCGAGCCCGGCAGGACCGAGGCGAGGTCGGAGAGGATGTCGCCGAACATGTTCTCGGTCACGATCACATCGAACGCCGTCGGGCGGGTGACGAGGTGCATGGCCATCGAATCGACGAGGTTGTGTTCCAGCTCGACGTCGGAATATTCAGCCTTGTGCAGCTTCATGACGGTTTCGCGCCACAGGCGGCTGGTTTCGATGACATTGGCCTTGTCGACCGAGGTCACCTTGTTGCGGCGCTTGCGGGCGGCTTCAAACGCCACGCGGGCGACGCGTTCGACTTCTTCCACCGTATAGACGCATTCGTCCGTGGCTGAGGTCTCGGTGCGGGTCTGCTTGCCGAAGTAAAGACCGCCTGTCAGTTCACGGACGATCAGCATGTCAGCGCCTTCGACCACTTCGCGCTTCAGCGGCGAACGGTGTACCTGCGAGGCCTTGACCTCCATCGGGCGGAGATTGGCGAACAGGCCCATCGACTTGCGCACGGCCAGCAGACCCTGTTCCGGGCGCATCTTGCCTAAGTCCCACTTCGGACCACCGACGGCGCCGAGCAGGACGGCATCGGCTGCCAGACAGGCCTTGTCGGTTTCTTCCGGGTACGGATTATTGTCCATATCGATGGCAATGCCGCCAATGCGTTTTTCATCGAAATTGAAGGTGTGGCCATAAACCTCGCCGATCACCTTCAGGGCCGATACGCCGGCGCTAGCCACTTCGGGGCCGATGCCATCACCCGGCAGGACGACGATATTAAAAGTGCCCATTACGCTGCGGCCTTTCCGTTTGATTTTTCGTAAGCTTCGATTTGCGGCAGACGCTTTTGCAGCCAGCCCATGGCGTCCACGCCTTCCAGCAGGCACTGGCGGGCGAATTCCTCGACCTGGAAAGTGAAGACGGTGCCGTCTTCCAGGGTCAGGGCGCAGGATTCGAGATCGACAGTGACGCGCTGCTGCGGATCCTTGAGCAGCTTATCATAGGTCGTCTGGTCGACCACTATCGGCAACAGGCCGTTCTTGAGCGAGTTCGACTTGAAGATGTCGGCGATCTCGGTCGAGATGACGGCCTTGAAGCCGTAATCCATCAGTGCCCAGGGCGCGTGTTCGCGCGACGAACCGCAGCCGAGATTATTGCCGGCCACCAGCACGCGATGCTCATTGGCGTCGATGGTGTTGAGGATGAAATCCTTGTTCGAGCCATCGGCATTGTAGCGCCAGTCATTGAAGGCCACCTTGCCGAGACCGGCCTTGGTGGTGGTCGTCAGGAAGCGGGCGGGAATGATCTGGTCGGTATCGATATTGGCTTCCGGCAGAACGACGATGCGCGACGAGAAGCTGTTTACGGGTTCCTGGTTGGACATGGATTAAGCCTCCTCAAGAGCCATGAATTGACGGGGATCGGCCACGTGGCCGGCGATGGCGGAGGCGGCAGCGGTGGCCGGCGAAGCGAGCACGGTGCGCGAACCAGGGCCCTGACGGCCTTCGAAGTTACGGTTCGAGGTCGAGACGGCCAGTTGCCCCGGCAGGACGAAGTCACCGTTCATGGCGATGCACATCGAGCAGCCCGGCAGACGCCATTCGGCGCCGGCGTCGGTGAAGATCTTGTCCAGGCCTTCCTTTTCGGCCTCGACGCGGACCCATTCAGACCCCGGCACAACGAGGGCGCGCACGCCTTCGGCGACCTTGCGGCCCTTGAAAATTTCCGCGGCGGCGCGCAGATCGGCCATGCGGCCGTTGGTGCAGGAGCCGATGAAGACAACATCGACCTTGGCGACATCGCGGCTGTCGCCGCCATGCAGGCCCATATATTTCAGGGCGCGTTCCTGATCTTCGTTGGTGGCGACAGGGACGCCCTTGACGATCGGCGCGCCCTGGTCAGGCGAGGTGCCCCGGGTGGCCATCGGCTCAATGGCCGAACCATCGATACGGATTTCCTTGTCGAAGGTGGCGCCTTCGTCGGAGGCCAGCTTCAGCCACTCAGCGGCGGCGGCATCATAGTCTGCGCCTTGCGGCACATATTGACGGCCGCGCAGCCACTCAACCGTCTTGGCGTCGGGGGCGATCATGCCGCAGCGGGCGCCGGCTTCGATGGAGAGGTTGCAGACCGTCATGCGGCCTTCCATGTCCAGCGCTTCAATAACCGGGCCGGCATATTCCAGCGCGTAGCCGGTGCCGCCGGAGAAGCCCAAGGTGGCGATGACCGTCAGGGCGACGTCCTTGCCGGTGACGCCGGGTTGGAGCTTGCCGTCGATGGTGATGCGCATGGTCTTGGGCTTGCGCTGAGCCGGCACTGGGTGGCGAGGACGTGGCCGACTTCCGAGGTGCCGATGCCGAAGGCGATGCAGCCGAAGGCGCCGTGGGTCGAGGTGTGCGAGTCGCCGCAGACGACCGTGTAGCCCGGCTGGGTCAGGCCCATTTCCGGCCCGATGACGTGGACGACGCCGCGGTTTTCGGCGTCATAGCCGAAGAGGCGAACGCCGTTTTTGGCGGCATTCTGTTCGAGCGTATGGACCTGGATCTCGGCCTGCTTGGTGACGTATGGGCGGTTGCCCTGCGCGTCGGGGCGCAGGGTGGGAATCGAGTGGTCCAGGGTGGCAAAGGTGCGATCCGGGCGGCGGACCTTCAGGCCGCGCGCTTCCAGTTCGGAAAATGCCTGCGGGCTCGTGACTTCGTGGACCAGGTGCAGGTCGATATAGAGCACGGCAGGGCTGTTGGCGCCCTCCGGCTCGACGACGTGCGCGTCCCATACTTTTTCAAACAGCGATTTAGCCATGGTTTCGTCTCTTGTTTAAAGGAAGTAAGAACCCCCACCACCACGAGCCATTCGTTGCGTGTCTTCCGAAGAGCCGGCTCGCGGTCCCCCTCCCCGATGAGTTGGGGAGGTACGATAACGAGCCTTCTTTTCTTATACCTCCCCGGCTTGCCGGGGAGGGGGACCACAAGCGAAGCGCAGTGGTGGTGGGGGTTCTTACTTTACAAATTTACTCGGCCGGGACGGGCGCCTGGATCGGGTCCAGCCAGCCGAAGCGGTCTTCCGTGGTGCCGTTGAACAGGCCGTGGAACAGGGTCATCAAACGCTTGGTGACCTTGCCGGGACCGGCGGCGCGGGTGGGGATATCGTCGACCGAACGGATCGGGGTAATTTCCGCCGCCGTGCCGCACATGAAGATTTCATCGGCCAGGTACATCATCTCGCGCGGCAGGGCCTGTTCGATGACTTCGATGCCATCGGCCTTGGCCAGCTTGATGATCGAATCGCGCGTGATGCCGCCGAGGATGGAGGCCGCGACCGG
This sequence is a window from Asticcacaulis sp.. Protein-coding genes within it:
- a CDS encoding glucokinase, encoding MTEQVLVCDFSKGARVSFALAEIGRRPGEAATFICTSRADFDVALAHFLDAHGHPKLKGAAVSARRSEENGRLTRLEDGMEITREDLRTALDIQRVNLVNCFVARALAMPKLRRGERISVQEGQPGEETVMLVLGPNYGLGNAALLSDGAGGWTALPGEGGHSSLAAKTEREWQVINGLRDLRGGVVRETAMSQQGFRDLWTILHALDDQTAPELSPAEIVERARSGDPIAREVIHLTTVWLADMAADIALIMSATSGIYLAGALMDVIGDTFDADVFAARFTNNPSFSSFLGRIPVWRTVVTDMELIGLATLFD
- a CDS encoding YggT family protein, which encodes MPVGIAGFLYFVVNGLFDIIILALVLTAILSWLVAFNIINTRNRGVYMILDVLDRITTPVLAPFRAIIPPMGGLDISFIVAFLVIRGIQGFLLKPAFITLYQLIG
- a CDS encoding DUF167 family protein, with protein sequence MRLFVRLTPKSSVERIDGWDMDDKGRRFLKVRVRASPIEGRANEALIIFLAKSLKLPKSRLTLVAGDTSRLKQIEIDGLDETELDSF
- the leuB gene encoding 3-isopropylmalate dehydrogenase, translating into MGTFNIVVLPGDGIGPEVASAGVSALKVIGEVYGHTFNFDEKRIGGIAIDMDNNPYPEETDKACLAADAVLLGAVGGPKWDLGKMRPEQGLLAVRKSMGLFANLRPMEVKASQVHRSPLKREVVEGADMLIVRELTGGLYFGKQTRTETSATDECVYTVEEVERVARVAFEAARKRRNKVTSVDKANVIETSRLWRETVMKLHKAEYSDVELEHNLVDSMAMHLVTRPTAFDVIVTENMFGDILSDLASVLPGSIGLLGSASLGTSGKGLYEPIHGSAPDIAGKDLANPIGTLKSVAMLLRFSLNLLTEADALDAAIDTIVEKGVLTRDLGGTASGSQVSAAINDQIRAAATVAA
- the leuD gene encoding 3-isopropylmalate dehydratase small subunit yields the protein MSNQEPVNSFSSRIVVLPEANIDTDQIIPARFLTTTTKAGLGKVAFNDWRYNADGSNKDFILNTIDANEHRVLVAGNNLGCGSSREHAPWALMDYGFKAVISTEIADIFKSNSLKNGLLPIVVDQTTYDKLLKDPQQRVTVDLESCALTLEDGTVFTFQVEEFARQCLLEGVDAMGWLQKRLPQIEAYEKSNGKAAA